From a single Mycolicibacterium moriokaense genomic region:
- a CDS encoding oxygenase MpaB family protein — MVRRDTQLIDIPSTRQVTVSNPICRPKSAPALHGHWVNRRLSQLDPEVDYVEMVRLMTDYRLNLFVFDLLYAVAFHYITLPAAGSRAIAGTGKAEHHPQTRFLDTANSMLTWLLLGPGHPDVRASVRRIQRMHEGVARRFPESFELEEDFNYSYAVFAMGAARLREFAGAPPSPGRELVAFHHFWRDISEQLHSTTGPTANFPATVEDMIAFAESFEAREHAPTPDGRVVSDTIIAQFTARYFPGRLRPLGRAMVLAFVSERVQRRQGVTPASRVLVGAVRLAFRALFFIQDRVFIPPRMPLSEVLNSREWQQHRRHWRQQEHRAPTAVGVALDEV, encoded by the coding sequence TTGGTTCGACGCGATACTCAGCTCATCGACATCCCGTCGACGCGACAGGTGACCGTGAGTAATCCGATCTGTCGCCCGAAATCCGCACCCGCATTACACGGACACTGGGTCAACCGTCGACTGAGCCAACTGGATCCAGAAGTCGACTACGTCGAGATGGTCCGGTTGATGACCGACTACCGGCTCAATCTGTTCGTGTTCGATCTGCTGTATGCCGTTGCGTTCCACTACATCACGCTGCCCGCGGCTGGTTCGCGGGCGATCGCCGGAACCGGCAAGGCCGAGCATCATCCGCAGACCCGCTTCCTCGACACGGCGAATTCCATGCTGACCTGGTTGCTCCTCGGTCCCGGTCACCCCGACGTACGCGCGTCTGTACGGCGCATCCAGCGGATGCACGAGGGCGTCGCGCGACGATTTCCCGAGTCCTTCGAGCTGGAGGAGGACTTCAACTACAGCTACGCGGTTTTCGCAATGGGCGCGGCCCGGCTACGCGAGTTCGCCGGGGCACCGCCGAGCCCCGGGCGCGAACTCGTCGCATTCCACCACTTCTGGCGCGACATCTCCGAACAGCTCCACAGCACCACCGGACCCACCGCCAACTTCCCGGCGACGGTCGAGGACATGATCGCCTTCGCGGAGTCGTTCGAGGCCCGCGAGCACGCGCCGACCCCCGACGGCAGGGTGGTCTCCGATACGATCATCGCCCAGTTCACCGCGCGCTACTTCCCGGGTCGACTCCGGCCGCTCGGCAGAGCCATGGTGCTGGCCTTCGTGTCCGAGCGCGTGCAGCGTCGCCAGGGCGTCACCCCCGCCAGCCGTGTCCTCGTCGGTGCTGTCCGACTCGCCTTCCGCGCTCTGTTCTTTATCCAGGACAGGGTCTTCATTCCTCCGCGGATGCCACTGTCCGAGGTCCTCAATTCCCGGGAATGGCAACAACATCGACGGCACTGGCGTCAGCAGGAGCACCGCGCACCGACCGCAGTCGGTGTGGCGCTTGACGAGGTCTAG
- a CDS encoding N-acyl-D-amino-acid deacylase family protein: MTGNGNDYDVIIKGGTLIDGTCTPRKVVDIGIRDGKVAKVGGLAGATATRIVDATGRIVAPGVIDVHTHYDGAIFWDPYCTPSGYHGMTTAVVSNCGFGFAPCKQDHAVQERYMGMMETTEQIPTAALREALPFNWESFPEWLDVVNGLGKGVNVASYIPLNSLMIYVMGSPEDARDRQPTDAELAEMKRLLREALEAGAIGFAFSKLNEFNSHKDHGLPMPTDAADESTAYALAEVLRDMDYGIIQALVDLPMAIDNNHIAEQLARISGRPVIQNIIVPFDHIPGEIDRVLNWLDHCEEQGLDVYSQALAFRAWNESRLLDWNTWDVVPEFAAFSELEDDIEARVQKAADPAWRAAIKAKYSIDLMTSAGGPLELLKLISLPDMNDPRIGKTFSEIAEEAGVHVVDAFFDIAVESRCEMEFRTVQAMSQDPALFEKMYRHPRVIAGTSDGGAHIRFFCGGHFSTDLLQWLALQEKRFTLEELHHKFSMLPARILNLTDRGALLPGFAADLMIYDPNELGYSQQYEVLEDLPGGEFRRVVRAFGIDLVMVNGEVTFESGMKSTGATPGRVLVSAPAS; this comes from the coding sequence GTGACCGGTAATGGCAACGACTACGACGTGATCATCAAGGGCGGCACTCTAATTGACGGCACATGCACTCCACGCAAGGTCGTCGATATCGGAATTCGGGATGGCAAGGTCGCCAAGGTGGGCGGTCTCGCCGGTGCCACGGCTACCCGCATCGTCGACGCGACCGGCCGCATCGTCGCCCCCGGCGTGATCGATGTGCACACCCACTATGACGGCGCGATCTTCTGGGACCCCTACTGCACGCCGTCGGGCTACCACGGGATGACGACCGCGGTCGTCTCGAACTGCGGGTTCGGGTTTGCTCCCTGCAAGCAGGACCACGCGGTGCAGGAGCGCTACATGGGCATGATGGAGACCACCGAACAGATTCCGACCGCCGCGCTGCGTGAGGCCCTGCCGTTCAACTGGGAGTCGTTCCCAGAGTGGCTCGATGTCGTCAACGGGTTGGGCAAGGGCGTCAACGTCGCGAGTTACATCCCGCTGAACTCGTTGATGATCTACGTCATGGGATCGCCGGAAGACGCTCGCGATCGCCAGCCCACCGATGCGGAGCTCGCGGAGATGAAGAGGCTGCTGCGGGAAGCATTGGAGGCCGGTGCAATTGGATTCGCGTTCTCCAAACTCAACGAGTTCAACTCGCATAAGGACCACGGGCTTCCGATGCCCACTGACGCTGCCGATGAGTCGACGGCCTACGCGCTGGCCGAGGTGCTGCGCGACATGGACTACGGCATTATCCAGGCTTTGGTCGACCTACCCATGGCCATCGACAACAACCACATCGCAGAGCAGCTCGCACGCATCTCCGGCCGACCGGTCATCCAGAACATCATCGTGCCGTTCGACCACATTCCAGGAGAGATCGATCGGGTGCTGAATTGGCTCGATCACTGCGAAGAGCAAGGACTCGACGTCTACTCGCAAGCGCTGGCGTTCCGCGCGTGGAATGAGAGCCGGCTGCTCGACTGGAACACCTGGGACGTGGTGCCCGAGTTCGCCGCATTCAGCGAACTCGAAGACGATATCGAGGCCCGCGTCCAAAAGGCGGCCGATCCCGCCTGGCGCGCAGCAATCAAAGCGAAGTATTCGATCGACCTCATGACTTCTGCGGGTGGTCCGCTGGAGTTGCTCAAGCTGATCTCGCTACCGGACATGAACGATCCGCGCATCGGCAAGACGTTCTCCGAGATCGCCGAGGAGGCCGGAGTCCACGTGGTCGATGCGTTCTTCGACATCGCGGTCGAGTCGCGTTGCGAGATGGAATTCCGGACTGTGCAGGCGATGAGTCAGGACCCTGCGCTGTTCGAGAAGATGTACAGGCATCCGCGCGTCATCGCGGGCACGTCAGACGGCGGCGCGCACATCCGCTTCTTCTGCGGCGGCCACTTCTCGACCGATCTCTTGCAGTGGCTGGCGCTGCAGGAGAAACGGTTCACCCTCGAAGAACTGCATCACAAGTTCAGCATGCTGCCGGCGCGCATTCTCAACCTGACCGATCGGGGCGCGCTACTGCCCGGGTTCGCAGCGGACCTGATGATCTATGACCCGAATGAACTCGGCTACTCCCAGCAGTACGAAGTCCTAGAGGATCTGCCGGGAGGCGAGTTCCGCCGAGTGGTCAGGGCTTTCGG
- a CDS encoding phosphotransferase produces the protein MTGTQSHPRRDRVGGPPAIGDSPSAGTLLKIAGAMGPMAAATAVDRVRRWPMRTNATVPGRIESLTAAFLNRVLRPHLGAARVEALSVERHSSGTSVRARLLLHYSAVGDPSRLPKTIFVKSAPTLVTRISNGLSGTAPAEAGFYNELRPLLELEAPHGYYSATQRYSYRAIHLLEDLVGTRAATFCTPTTAITRQQADDIVMQLAQLHAKSAKLIENRHPPWLRTYPQWWQATGAISMIRRYHLRGQRRADEMGLTPARLVGRGEQLWRSFEASVDAHDRLPRTLIHGDTHLGNWYITGKGRMGLCDWQCISAGHWSRDLSYALSSALSIEQRREWEDALIATYLDRLADAGGQAPPRAQAREMYRQQLPGALAMWTTTLYPPKFLPEMQPEETAAEMLRRILTAIDDHDVLRGR, from the coding sequence GTGACCGGGACGCAAAGCCACCCTCGTCGGGACCGCGTCGGCGGCCCGCCTGCCATCGGCGACTCGCCGTCCGCCGGTACCTTGCTGAAGATCGCGGGGGCGATGGGGCCTATGGCGGCAGCGACGGCTGTGGACCGTGTGCGACGCTGGCCGATGCGGACAAACGCGACCGTCCCCGGCCGCATCGAAAGCCTTACCGCCGCCTTCCTCAATCGCGTGCTACGGCCTCACTTGGGTGCCGCGCGGGTGGAAGCCCTTTCAGTCGAGCGCCATTCTTCCGGCACATCGGTGCGTGCGCGATTACTGCTGCACTACAGCGCGGTCGGCGATCCCAGCAGGTTGCCCAAGACGATCTTCGTCAAGAGCGCGCCGACACTGGTCACTCGGATCAGCAACGGCCTCAGTGGCACCGCACCGGCCGAGGCCGGCTTCTACAACGAACTGCGACCGCTGCTCGAACTGGAAGCGCCGCACGGGTATTACAGTGCCACGCAGCGCTATTCGTACCGCGCCATTCATCTGCTCGAAGATCTGGTGGGCACTAGGGCGGCCACCTTCTGCACACCGACCACCGCGATCACGCGCCAGCAGGCCGACGACATCGTCATGCAACTCGCCCAGCTGCATGCGAAGAGTGCAAAGCTCATCGAGAACCGGCACCCGCCCTGGCTGCGTACGTACCCACAGTGGTGGCAGGCCACCGGCGCCATCTCAATGATCCGCCGCTACCACCTACGTGGTCAGCGTCGCGCAGACGAAATGGGTTTGACGCCGGCTCGGCTGGTCGGGCGGGGTGAACAACTCTGGCGTAGCTTCGAGGCTTCGGTCGATGCACACGACAGACTGCCGCGAACACTCATCCACGGCGACACCCATCTCGGCAATTGGTACATCACCGGCAAGGGGCGGATGGGACTCTGTGACTGGCAATGCATTTCGGCGGGACACTGGTCGCGGGATCTGTCCTACGCGCTGTCATCAGCACTGAGCATCGAGCAGCGGCGTGAGTGGGAGGATGCGCTGATCGCCACCTACCTCGATCGGCTTGCCGATGCGGGCGGCCAGGCTCCGCCGCGGGCACAGGCGCGAGAGATGTATCGGCAACAGCTACCCGGCGCGTTGGCGATGTGGACCACCACGCTGTACCCCCCGAAGTTCCTGCCGGAAATGCAGCCCGAGGAGACCGCGGCCGAAATGCTGCGCCGCATCCTTACCGCCATCGACGACCACGACGTGCTGCGCGGGCGGTAA
- a CDS encoding LysR substrate-binding domain-containing protein, with product MSPSLLPQLLAELSRRYPELHVDPVSATQDELVAALTDGRVELALLFDIDLPANLHLDVVYQSNPHALLPVAHALAAKASISLRDLVAEPLIVLTTPPAPKMLERVLQSAELSLTPRYELGNFDLIRAMVHRGLGYSLFAPPVGHSPAHWNDQVKAVPIREKLRTAPVVVARVAGVRLTRRAQVFRDLCLTNRASISGANSPEDVAQP from the coding sequence ATGAGTCCTTCGCTTCTTCCGCAGCTGCTGGCCGAATTGTCGCGACGCTACCCCGAACTTCACGTCGACCCGGTTTCCGCGACCCAGGATGAACTCGTTGCGGCACTCACCGACGGACGGGTTGAGCTTGCGCTCCTGTTCGACATCGATCTGCCCGCAAACCTGCACCTGGACGTCGTGTACCAATCGAACCCGCACGCGCTGCTGCCTGTCGCCCACGCTCTTGCCGCGAAGGCCTCGATCTCGCTGCGCGACCTTGTCGCCGAACCCCTCATCGTCCTGACAACCCCGCCTGCTCCAAAGATGCTGGAGCGGGTCCTGCAATCAGCCGAACTCTCCCTGACCCCGCGGTACGAACTCGGCAATTTTGATCTGATCAGGGCGATGGTCCACCGCGGTTTGGGCTACTCACTGTTCGCCCCACCCGTCGGGCATTCACCTGCGCACTGGAACGATCAGGTGAAAGCAGTGCCCATACGCGAGAAACTCCGCACCGCACCGGTTGTCGTCGCGCGAGTGGCCGGAGTCCGCCTCACCCGACGGGCGCAGGTCTTTCGCGATCTCTGCCTGACCAACCGCGCATCGATCAGTGGGGCGAACTCACCTGAGGACGTTGCCCAGCCTTGA
- a CDS encoding cytochrome P450: protein MAIAEHGERDSASTANHTPRTAGRRAPGPGIARLALLAARARDPFQLLTACVARYGDVYTLPLGVGGTTVVNDPKFVGSWLLDYSRYHKGVMSRALVPALGESIPVADGEPWRRNRKALNPAFSRRNLNGITQILRDSVEDALSRWESIADSGDEVDVYRELSILTMMVVQRSMFSSSVSDEGIPALVDNFRVQTNYMGGLMLMFWAPSWLPVPHAHTGKQAVKAIRHRIEEAIANRRANPTDAPDVLNALLNIGVDDGEPLEHENLVDQLMGLWFGGFDTTASALAWTVAMLAQNPEAMEALRAEADAYTGNYDSFNDLTQMQYARAAFDEAQRIQGSLLLTRQALEEDEVAGYRIPAGSQVGVSAYTINRHPAFWDHPERYDPMRWLDERKDTQHRFQWVQFGGGPRHCIGVGLAYLEAQFVLTKIAQRFNIQPRPGWTPRHQFHLSVGLKGGLPGRILHRRRGGAV, encoded by the coding sequence TTGGCCATCGCAGAACATGGGGAGCGGGACAGCGCGTCGACCGCGAACCACACACCGCGGACTGCAGGCCGGAGGGCCCCGGGTCCGGGGATTGCACGGCTCGCGCTGCTGGCCGCTCGTGCACGGGACCCATTCCAACTGCTCACCGCTTGTGTTGCACGGTACGGCGACGTCTACACATTGCCGCTCGGTGTCGGCGGGACGACCGTCGTCAACGATCCGAAGTTCGTCGGCAGCTGGTTGCTCGACTACAGCCGGTACCACAAGGGGGTTATGTCGCGGGCGTTGGTGCCGGCGCTGGGCGAGAGCATCCCGGTGGCCGACGGCGAGCCGTGGCGGCGTAACCGCAAGGCACTCAACCCGGCCTTCTCCCGCCGAAACCTCAATGGAATTACCCAGATTCTTCGCGATTCGGTCGAGGACGCCCTGTCGCGCTGGGAGTCGATCGCCGACAGCGGCGACGAGGTCGATGTCTATCGCGAGCTTTCGATTCTGACGATGATGGTCGTGCAGCGGTCCATGTTCTCATCGTCGGTTTCCGACGAGGGAATACCTGCATTGGTCGACAACTTCCGGGTGCAGACCAATTACATGGGCGGTCTGATGCTCATGTTCTGGGCACCATCGTGGCTTCCGGTTCCGCACGCGCACACAGGAAAGCAAGCGGTGAAGGCGATTCGGCACCGCATCGAGGAAGCCATCGCCAATCGGCGGGCCAACCCCACCGACGCCCCGGACGTGCTGAACGCCCTCCTCAACATCGGTGTCGACGACGGTGAGCCCCTCGAGCACGAAAACCTCGTCGATCAGCTGATGGGCCTGTGGTTCGGCGGATTCGATACGACGGCCTCCGCACTCGCGTGGACGGTGGCGATGCTCGCTCAGAACCCGGAGGCGATGGAGGCCTTGCGCGCCGAGGCCGACGCCTACACCGGAAACTACGACTCGTTCAATGACCTCACCCAAATGCAATACGCTAGGGCCGCTTTCGATGAAGCGCAGCGCATCCAGGGTTCACTGCTGCTGACGCGGCAGGCGCTGGAGGAGGACGAGGTGGCCGGGTATCGCATACCGGCGGGCAGTCAGGTCGGCGTCAGCGCATACACCATCAACCGGCACCCCGCATTCTGGGACCACCCCGAGCGGTACGACCCGATGCGTTGGCTTGACGAGCGCAAGGACACTCAGCACCGATTCCAATGGGTGCAGTTCGGTGGCGGGCCGAGACACTGCATCGGAGTCGGATTGGCCTATCTCGAGGCGCAATTCGTGCTGACGAAGATCGCTCAGCGATTCAACATCCAGCCGCGACCCGGTTGGACGCCTCGCCATCAGTTTCATCTCAGCGTCGGACTCAAGGGTGGCCTCCCCGGCCGAATCCTGCATCGCCGCAGGGGAGGCGCGGTGTGA
- a CDS encoding LysR family transcriptional regulator has translation MEAGAPPQFTLRQLAYFVAAAETGSTTQAAAQFVMTQSAMSAALYDLERAVGTQLLVRYRGRGLELTASGRALVPRARELLRAADDLQGAGGGARRRTHRSTVHRMLRRHESFASSAAAGRIVATLPRTSRRPGFRDPG, from the coding sequence GTGGAAGCTGGCGCACCACCTCAGTTCACGTTGCGGCAACTCGCGTACTTCGTCGCCGCGGCGGAGACGGGTTCGACGACGCAGGCCGCTGCGCAGTTCGTCATGACTCAGTCGGCCATGTCGGCGGCCCTGTACGACTTGGAACGTGCGGTCGGCACGCAATTGCTCGTCAGATACCGGGGCCGAGGTCTCGAACTGACCGCGAGCGGACGGGCGCTTGTCCCCCGGGCACGTGAACTGTTGAGAGCGGCTGACGACCTACAGGGGGCTGGCGGGGGTGCTCGACGACGAACTCACCGGTCGACTGTCCATCGGATGCTACGACGCCATGAGTCCTTCGCTTCTTCCGCAGCTGCTGGCCGAATTGTCGCGACGCTACCCCGAACTTCACGTCGACCCGGTTTCCGCGACCCAGGATGA
- a CDS encoding heme-dependent oxidative N-demethylase family protein, producing the protein MVSAPDLLATFPFPFPTDQYRYSTNVEPAGGVVPTPAGQWGERIIDIDSEYEHELTQREQILAQDPSRYAVLPHMRVACWDTMLFLMGEMVKSYPDVMSLTRSGDAWHWRNERLGITQDFVLGDESTLPAEPLAYIASQVQDDIVLLDQRDGDLFGDAGVVTFAADWSFGFDVGMTFLEIHGPVPRLRETGVITRAREFLMRLQPREVYRRTNWTLTIGRRLDVSTELYHEWGPDRVMIQTVDDDEFGRLVHLRVEVQHLIRLPESGAICFLIRTYMLPFVDLVTVPAWRARSAAVLADLPDDMADYKGIISYRDRAVAWLNSRG; encoded by the coding sequence CTGGTGTCCGCACCCGATCTGCTTGCGACGTTCCCGTTTCCGTTCCCCACCGATCAGTACCGATACTCCACCAATGTCGAGCCCGCAGGTGGTGTCGTGCCCACGCCCGCCGGCCAGTGGGGCGAGCGCATCATCGACATCGACAGCGAGTACGAACACGAACTGACGCAGCGGGAACAGATCCTGGCTCAGGACCCCAGTCGCTACGCCGTGCTGCCGCACATGCGTGTCGCGTGCTGGGACACCATGCTCTTCCTGATGGGCGAGATGGTCAAGTCCTATCCGGATGTCATGTCGCTGACCCGCTCCGGCGACGCCTGGCACTGGCGTAACGAAAGGTTAGGAATCACACAGGATTTCGTCCTGGGTGATGAGTCGACGCTACCGGCCGAGCCGCTGGCCTACATCGCCAGCCAGGTGCAAGACGACATCGTGCTGCTCGACCAGCGCGATGGCGACTTGTTCGGCGACGCGGGTGTGGTGACCTTCGCCGCGGACTGGTCGTTCGGGTTCGACGTCGGCATGACGTTCCTCGAGATCCACGGTCCCGTACCCAGGCTGCGCGAGACCGGCGTCATCACCCGCGCGCGCGAGTTCTTGATGCGGCTGCAGCCGCGGGAGGTCTACCGGCGCACCAACTGGACGCTCACCATCGGTCGCCGCTTGGACGTCTCGACCGAGCTCTACCACGAGTGGGGCCCAGACCGCGTGATGATCCAGACCGTCGACGACGACGAGTTCGGTCGCCTGGTGCATCTGCGGGTCGAAGTGCAGCACCTCATCCGACTCCCCGAGTCGGGGGCGATCTGCTTCCTGATCCGCACCTACATGCTGCCGTTCGTCGACTTGGTCACCGTCCCGGCCTGGCGCGCACGCTCAGCGGCGGTACTGGCCGACCTGCCCGACGACATGGCCGACTACAAGGGCATCATCAGTTATCGGGACCGTGCGGTTGCCTGGTTGAACAGTCGCGGCTAG
- a CDS encoding ferredoxin, which produces MKRIAIDGDLCQGSSQCAGIAPAAVDFDDDGIAFATDTLLADDVARQVESSCPSMAITATDA; this is translated from the coding sequence GTGAAGCGCATCGCGATCGACGGAGACCTCTGCCAGGGATCGAGTCAGTGCGCTGGAATCGCCCCGGCCGCCGTCGATTTCGACGATGACGGAATCGCATTCGCGACCGATACCTTGCTGGCCGACGACGTGGCCAGGCAAGTGGAGTCCTCATGTCCGAGCATGGCGATCACCGCCACGGACGCCTAG